The following are encoded in a window of Fretibacter rubidus genomic DNA:
- a CDS encoding CaiB/BaiF CoA transferase family protein yields the protein MQTPLNGIKVIEFSHMVMGPCAGLMLADMGAEVIKVEPLGGDKTRRLRGAGAGYFPMYNRNKKSLCINLKYPEGKQAVLDLIKDADVFIENFRPGALAKLGFGYEALKALNPRLIYCSEKGFLDGPYSHRTALDEVTQMMGGLAYMTGPPGQPLRAGASVIDVTGGMFGAMGILAALNQRHVTGEGSHVSAALFETTVFLVGQHMAQKAVTGTAAAPMPARVSSWAIYQLFETKDDEQVFVGVVSDSQWKTLCEAFDLQNLLDDPTLAENRDRVIHKDKFLPQIIDKFKSLTKAELMAKIEMLGLPFAPIGRPEDMFDDPHLNAGGGLLDMEMEDGGRCKLPALPISLNGERLALSLDPPKAGEHTDELLSDLGLDLAALKAKGVI from the coding sequence ATGCAAACCCCTCTTAACGGTATAAAAGTCATAGAGTTTTCCCATATGGTCATGGGGCCGTGCGCGGGGTTGATGCTGGCCGATATGGGAGCGGAAGTCATTAAGGTCGAGCCATTGGGCGGCGATAAAACCCGCAGGCTCCGTGGGGCGGGGGCTGGATATTTCCCGATGTACAACCGCAATAAAAAATCGCTCTGCATTAATCTGAAATACCCAGAGGGCAAACAAGCGGTGCTTGATTTGATTAAAGACGCTGATGTTTTTATTGAAAACTTTCGTCCCGGCGCGCTGGCCAAGCTTGGCTTTGGGTATGAGGCGTTAAAAGCCCTAAACCCACGACTCATATATTGCTCTGAGAAAGGGTTTCTTGACGGCCCTTATTCTCACCGCACGGCGCTCGACGAAGTCACGCAGATGATGGGTGGTCTGGCCTATATGACAGGCCCCCCAGGGCAACCATTGCGCGCTGGCGCATCAGTCATCGACGTCACTGGTGGTATGTTCGGCGCGATGGGTATTTTGGCAGCGCTTAATCAACGCCACGTCACAGGAGAAGGCAGTCATGTTAGCGCTGCCTTATTCGAGACCACAGTCTTCCTTGTTGGGCAGCATATGGCACAAAAAGCCGTCACAGGCACAGCCGCCGCGCCCATGCCCGCGCGCGTATCAAGCTGGGCCATATATCAATTATTTGAGACCAAAGATGATGAACAGGTTTTTGTTGGAGTAGTGAGCGATAGTCAGTGGAAGACACTCTGCGAAGCGTTTGATTTACAAAACTTACTGGACGACCCGACGTTGGCTGAAAATCGTGACCGTGTTATTCATAAAGACAAATTCCTGCCGCAGATAATCGACAAGTTCAAATCCCTCACTAAGGCCGAACTCATGGCTAAAATAGAAATGCTTGGCCTGCCCTTTGCGCCGATTGGTCGACCAGAAGATATGTTTGACGACCCGCACCTGAATGCGGGCGGCGGGCTACTGGATATGGAAATGGAAGACGGCGGACGGTGCAAACTCCCCGCCCTGCCCATATCGCTCAATGGTGAGCGCTTAGCTTTGTCTTTGGACCCACCCAAAGCGGGCGAGCATACAGATGAACTTTTG